A region of Pseudorasbora parva isolate DD20220531a chromosome 14, ASM2467924v1, whole genome shotgun sequence DNA encodes the following proteins:
- the mrasb gene encoding ras-related protein M-Ras, which produces MATSVVPGDNLPTYKLVVVGDGGVGKSALTIQFFQKIFVPDYDPTIEDSYLKHTEIDGQWAILDVLDTAGQEEFSAMREQYMRTGDGFLIVFSVTDKASFEHVDRFHQLILRVKDRESFPMVLVANKVDLVHLRKITSEQGREMASKHSITYIETSAKDPPMNVDKAFHELVRVIRQQIPERGLKKKRKAKWRADRPSGSQRLHCVLL; this is translated from the exons ATGGCGACCAGCGTGGTTCCCGGGGACAACCTGCCCACATATAAGCTGGTTGTGGTGGGAGACGGAGGCGTGGGGAAAAGCGCGCTCACCATACAATTCTTCCAGAAGATCTTCGTCCCTGATTACGACCCAACCATCGAGGACTCGTACCTCAAACACACCGAGATCGATGGACAGTGGGCCATTTTGGACG TTCTGGACACGGCCGGACAGGAGGAGTTCAGTGCCATGAGGGAGCAGTACATGAGGACCGGAGACGGCTTTCTCATCGTCTTCTCAGTCACAGACAAAGCCAGTTTTGAACACGTGGACCGTTTCCACCAGCTTATTCTGAGAGTGAAGGACAG GGAGTCGTTTCCCATGGTTCTAGTGGCAAATAAAGTGGACCTGGTACATTTACGCAAGATCACTAGTGAGCAGGGACGAGAGATGGCCTCCAAACACAGC ATCACGTATATTGAGACGAGTGCAAAGGATCCGCCCATGAATGTAGACAAAGCGTTTCACGAGCTCGTCAGAGTAATACG TCAGCAGATCCCAGAACGGGGTCTGAAGAAGAAGCGGAAAGCCAAATGGAGGGCGGACAGACCGTCGGGTTCCCAGAGGCTGCACTGCGTCTTACTGTGA